CGGCCTCGATGAGCAGGTCGTCGATCACGTCGTCGCCGACCACGGCAGTGTCCAGGTCACCGACGATGACGTTCGTCCAGCGGTCGGCGGCCCGCGAGAACGCATTCTCGTGACTGGGCTTCAGACCGCCGAGGAAGCGGACCTCGATCGAGAACGGCGAGCTGGTATCGGCGAGTTGGCGGGCGCGGGTCGAGTCGGCCACTGCGCGGTAGGACCGGTAGGTGCCGGTGCTGTACTTACCCGTGATCACTCCCAGGTGGAGGTTGAAGCGGCCTCAGCAGGTCGATGGCCTGGCCGGACATGCCGGACATGACCGTCGGTCACCCCGGCACGGGCAGGATGCGGACCACTGGCGTGGCCGGCGAATTCCCGGTCGTGCGGCGAATTCCGTCGCCCTTGGCACACCGCCCTTCAGGGCCGGTTCCCATTCTCCTCCTCGGCCCGATTTCCGTACAGGTCAAGGCGGCCACCTTTCCGGGGTCGGCGGCAGCGTGTCAACTCGACATACTGGAAGGATTCCTGGCAGGTCAGCGGTGCTTGTGGCCCGGACGCGGGCATTTCCACCCAGGCCGCCGTGGGCCTTTCTACCCCTGGCGGGAAATACGGGCGGCGGCGAGGATGACTCGCGGGGGGAATAACCACGGGAGGACATTCCGAAGGGGGTGCCGGCCACGTCGCGGGAGGTCATCATGCCGATGCTGGCGATCAAGGGGACCTACGAGGTCCTGAACACGCAACCGGACGGCGACACGGTCCACTTCACGCCCCAGGACCCGGGGTTCTGGTGCGATGTCCCCGGCAGGAACCGGGTGAAGCGGAACAGCCACGGAGGAGGCACCCTGCGCCTCGACGGGATCGACGCGCTGGAGACCCACTACGAGGGTGTCGGCCCGGACTTCGTGCACCAGCCGCTGACGCTCGGGGCGCACGCCGCCCGGGACGAGCTGCTGAAGTGGCTCGGCTTCACCAGCGTCACGCAGAGCGACGAGGAGAAGGTCACCGCCTCGACCCCGACGACCGTGCCCGGCTACATCCTCACCGGCGGCGCCGACACCTTCGGCCGTTGCATCGCCATGGTCGGCCGGGGCGCCCTGCCGCCCGGCATCAGGAACGGCGAGCGGATCAACGTCGACGTGAACCTCGTGAACCAGACCGCCAACCACCATCTGCTCTCCCACGGCCTGGTCTACCCCACGTTCTACTCCAACCTGCCGAGGGAGCTGAGGCTCGACATGGCCGACACCGCCGAGCAGGCGCGGACCTCGGCCGTTCCCGGCAGTGTCTGGGCGAAGGACGCGACCATGACCGGGGCGACGATCACCGGGCTGTCCTCGATCACCGACGACCTGGTGATCCTGCCGAAGCTCTTCCGGCGGCTTGCG
The window above is part of the Kitasatospora sp. HUAS MG31 genome. Proteins encoded here:
- a CDS encoding nuclease, giving the protein MPMLAIKGTYEVLNTQPDGDTVHFTPQDPGFWCDVPGRNRVKRNSHGGGTLRLDGIDALETHYEGVGPDFVHQPLTLGAHAARDELLKWLGFTSVTQSDEEKVTASTPTTVPGYILTGGADTFGRCIAMVGRGALPPGIRNGERINVDVNLVNQTANHHLLSHGLVYPTFYSNLPRELRLDMADTAEQARTSAVPGSVWAKDATMTGATITGLSSITDDLVILPKLFRRLADYIRLFGPSLTCFPAYLAGEGEEFHIPEQEESIRGLQHIVAITDNTVKLTRDIEDIVLVEK